From one Luteolibacter sp. SL250 genomic stretch:
- a CDS encoding rhodanese-like domain-containing protein — MTTITPTALRELLTADPSAELIDVRTPLEFREVHAQGAKNLPLDTLDPSSLPDGKPIYLLCRSGQRATRAAEKFSSSQLPVVVEGGTLAWVEAGLPVVRSEKKVIGLERQVRIAAGSLVLTGFLLGWFVNPHFFFLSGFVGAGLVFAGITDWCGMGLLLAKAPWNR, encoded by the coding sequence ATGACCACCATCACTCCCACCGCTCTCCGCGAACTCCTCACCGCCGATCCCTCAGCCGAACTCATCGACGTCCGCACTCCGCTGGAGTTCAGGGAAGTCCACGCACAGGGCGCGAAGAACCTGCCCCTGGACACCCTGGATCCGTCCTCCCTGCCGGACGGCAAGCCCATCTACCTTCTCTGCCGTTCCGGACAACGTGCCACCCGTGCCGCTGAAAAATTCTCCTCCTCACAGCTACCCGTCGTGGTGGAGGGCGGGACGCTCGCCTGGGTGGAGGCCGGCCTGCCGGTGGTGCGGAGCGAGAAGAAGGTCATCGGTCTGGAACGTCAGGTCCGCATCGCGGCCGGTTCCCTGGTCCTCACGGGGTTTCTGCTGGGATGGTTTGTGAATCCCCATTTCTTCTTCCTCTCCGGTTTCGTGGGGGCGGGACTCGTCTTCGCCGGTATCACCGACTGGTGCGGGATGGGACTGCTCCTTGCGAAAGCCCCCTGGAACCGCTGA
- the epsC gene encoding serine O-acetyltransferase EpsC codes for MPDHSYSEYIPKLLASYEKFGGLNNADALNLPSKHAVGEICEGLLQLLFPGFLDNDVVHSGNLEEITGERLASVIGRLEDQVRKSVRIGNPTKPTGLTPPIIRKFCKALHIVREILRTDIEAAYNNDPSARSHEEIILSYPFIEAIAIQRLAHRLYRAGAPMIPRMMTEWAHSRTGIDIHPGASIGAHFFIDHGTGVVIGETCNIGNHCKIYHGVTLGARTFIKDEHGHVIKGLKRHPNLGDNVTVYPNSTILGGETVIGSNSTIGANVFLMHSIPPDSLVIHEEKNLSIRSKVERRADLTWSI; via the coding sequence GTGCCCGACCACTCCTATTCCGAGTATATCCCCAAACTTCTCGCCTCCTACGAGAAATTCGGAGGCCTCAACAACGCCGACGCCCTCAACCTGCCTTCCAAGCACGCCGTGGGCGAAATCTGCGAGGGCCTGCTGCAGTTGCTTTTCCCGGGCTTCCTCGACAATGACGTCGTTCATTCCGGCAACCTGGAGGAGATCACCGGCGAGCGTCTGGCATCCGTGATCGGCAGGCTGGAGGACCAGGTGCGGAAGAGCGTCCGCATTGGGAATCCCACCAAGCCCACCGGCCTGACACCGCCCATCATCCGGAAGTTCTGCAAGGCGCTCCACATCGTCCGGGAGATCCTCCGCACCGACATCGAGGCCGCCTACAACAACGATCCCTCCGCCCGCAGCCATGAGGAGATCATCCTTTCCTACCCGTTCATCGAGGCCATCGCCATCCAGCGGCTGGCCCACCGGCTCTACCGTGCGGGCGCGCCGATGATCCCGCGCATGATGACGGAGTGGGCGCACTCCCGCACCGGCATCGACATCCACCCCGGGGCCTCCATCGGCGCCCATTTCTTCATCGACCACGGCACCGGCGTGGTCATCGGAGAAACCTGCAACATCGGCAACCACTGCAAGATCTACCACGGCGTGACCCTGGGCGCCCGCACCTTCATCAAGGACGAACACGGCCACGTCATCAAGGGACTCAAACGCCATCCCAACCTGGGCGACAATGTGACCGTCTATCCGAACTCCACCATCCTCGGCGGGGAAACGGTCATCGGTTCGAACTCCACCATCGGTGCGAACGTCTTCCTCATGCACAGCATCCCGCCGGACAGTCTGGTCATCCACGAGGAAAAGAATCTCTCCATCCGCAGCAAGGTGGAGCGCCGCGCCGACCTCACATGGTCGATTTGA
- a CDS encoding DUF1501 domain-containing protein has product MLQDFQNLALTRRQFFRRSGTGLGVAAVSSLLAKAGLGSTADAGLPHAAAKAKRAIYISLIGAPSQIDLFDHKPELAKRFKEDLKDYLAKQGERLTGMTSGQAAFPLAPSIFKFAQHGQSGTWFSELLPWHAKMADDICVIRSMHTDAINHEPANQLVCTGSMQNGKASIGSWLSYGLGSMNKDLPDFVVLHARHSSPYSNVQAISSRLWGSGFLPGKHAGVALRAAGDPVLYLNDAPGISRETRRTMLDGINALNRKSFGTINDPEIQTRIQQYEMAFRMQASVPELADLSGETEATYQLYGEDSKTRGTFANSTLMARRLLERGVRFVQIFHRGWDQHGNLPRDLASQCKDVDQGAYGLIQDLKQRGMLEDTLVIFGGEFGRTVYCQGGLSETNYGRDHHPRCFSLWMAGGGIKPGTTYGETDDMSYNIVKDPVHIRDLHATILHQLGLNHERLSFKFQGLDQRLTGVEPAKVVGGILA; this is encoded by the coding sequence ATGCTCCAGGATTTCCAGAATCTCGCGCTGACCAGACGCCAATTTTTCCGGCGCTCCGGGACGGGGCTCGGCGTTGCGGCGGTATCATCACTGCTGGCAAAAGCCGGTCTCGGTTCGACGGCGGATGCAGGACTGCCCCATGCCGCCGCGAAGGCGAAGCGGGCGATCTACATTTCGCTGATCGGCGCTCCATCGCAGATCGACCTGTTCGACCACAAGCCGGAACTGGCGAAGCGGTTCAAGGAAGATCTGAAAGACTATCTGGCGAAGCAGGGCGAGCGGCTCACGGGCATGACCTCCGGCCAGGCGGCGTTCCCGCTGGCACCATCCATCTTCAAGTTCGCCCAACACGGACAGTCCGGCACCTGGTTCAGCGAGCTGTTGCCATGGCACGCGAAAATGGCGGATGACATCTGCGTCATCCGGTCCATGCACACGGATGCCATCAACCATGAGCCCGCGAACCAGCTCGTCTGCACAGGGTCCATGCAGAACGGGAAGGCATCGATCGGTTCCTGGCTTTCCTACGGATTGGGATCCATGAACAAGGATCTTCCGGACTTCGTGGTGCTGCATGCCAGGCACAGCTCCCCGTATTCCAACGTGCAGGCCATCTCCTCCCGCCTCTGGGGTTCCGGCTTCCTCCCGGGCAAGCACGCGGGCGTGGCCCTGCGGGCCGCCGGTGACCCCGTGTTGTATCTGAACGACGCACCGGGCATTTCCCGTGAAACGCGGCGCACCATGCTGGACGGCATCAACGCGCTGAACCGGAAATCCTTCGGCACGATCAACGATCCGGAGATCCAGACCCGCATCCAGCAGTATGAGATGGCCTTCCGCATGCAGGCGTCCGTTCCCGAGCTGGCCGACCTTTCAGGGGAAACGGAAGCGACCTACCAACTCTACGGCGAGGACAGCAAGACACGCGGCACCTTCGCGAACTCCACCCTCATGGCACGGCGGCTCCTGGAGCGCGGCGTGCGCTTCGTCCAGATCTTCCACCGCGGCTGGGACCAGCACGGGAACCTGCCACGCGACCTGGCCTCCCAGTGCAAGGACGTGGACCAGGGGGCCTACGGGCTGATCCAGGACCTCAAACAACGCGGCATGCTGGAAGACACGCTCGTCATCTTCGGCGGCGAGTTCGGCCGCACCGTTTATTGCCAGGGTGGTCTCAGCGAGACGAACTACGGCCGGGACCACCACCCGCGCTGCTTCTCCCTTTGGATGGCGGGCGGCGGCATCAAGCCCGGCACGACCTACGGTGAGACGGACGACATGAGTTACAACATCGTGAAGGATCCCGTCCACATCCGCGATCTGCATGCGACCATCCTGCACCAGCTCGGACTCAACCATGAGCGGCTGTCGTTCAAGTTCCAAGGCCTCGACCAACGATTGACCGGAGTGGAACCCGCGAAGGTGGTGGGTGGGATCCTCGCATGA